CAGCCCTGAAAAGACTTGCATCCAAGGGCGATTCCGACAAAGACGACGGCGCATCGTCCTAACATATCGATACGGCCAGGCCTATCCGGAGTATTCAGTCATGTCCGAAGCGCCCACCACGCTTCAAACCGCCGATATTCTCGAGATCCTCGAGCTGCTGCCGCACCGCTATCCGTTCCTGCTGGTCGACAAGATCATCGATATCGACGGCGACAATTCCTGCATCGGCATCAAGAACGTCACCTTCAATGAGCCACAATTCACGGGCCATTTCCCGTCGCGTCCGATTTTCCCGGGCGTGTTCCTCATCGAGGCAATGGCTCAGACAGCGGGCGCGATCTGCGTGAAGGCCAAGATGGCCGAGCAGGCGAAGCCGAAGCAGGTGTTCTTCATGACGATCGACAAGGTGAAATTCCGCAGGCCCGTGGAGCCCGGCGACCGGGTTGAGTTTCACATGAGAAAGCTCAACAACCGCCGCAACATGTGGTGGTACAAGGGCGAGGCTAAGGTTGACGGGGTGCTCGTCTGCGAGGCCGAGGTCAGCGCCATGCTGGTGAGCGAGTAATGGAGACTGAGATCCATCCCACCGCCGTCGTCGAGGACGGCGCGACGATCGGGGCTGGCGTGAAGATCGGCCCCCTCTGCACCGTGGGGCCGGAAGTCGAGCTGGGCGACGGCTGCCAGCTGATGAGCCATGTGGCGCTCGCGGGCAAAACCAAGGTCGGCCCCCGCACACGCATCTTTCCGTTCGCGTCCATCGGCCACATTCCTCAGGATCTGAAGTATCGGGGCGAGTCATCGACGCTCGAGATCGGCGCCGATTGCATGATCCGCGAAGGCGTGACCATGAATCCGGGCACCGAAGGCGGCGGGCTGCGCACGATCATCGGCGACCGCTGCGCTTTTCTGGCCAACTCGCATGTGGGGCATGACACGAAGGTCGGCAACGACTGCATTCTCTCCAACAACGTGATGCTGGCGGGCCATGTCACGGTCGGCGACTTCGTGATCTTCGGCGGCGGTTCCGCCGTGATCCAGTTCACCCGCGTCGGATCCCACGCTTTCGTGGGCGGCATGTCGGGCCTGGAGAACGACCTCATTCCCTATGGAATGGCCATGGGCAACCGGGCGCATCTGGCCGGTCTCAACATCATCGGCCTTCGCCGCCGCGGCTTCACCCGCGAGCAGATCCATGACATTCGCCGCGCCTATCGGCTGCTGTTCGCCGATGAAGGCACATTGGCCGAGCGGGTCGAGGATGTGGCCGGCGAGTTCGACAACCATCCCTTCGTGCACGAGATCCTCGACTTCATCCGAGACCGTGGGGATCGGGCGATCTGCACGCCGCGGGATCCGGTCGGATCCGCCGGTTGAGGCTGCGCATGCAGCCCGAGAGCACGACAATCGCAACGGCGAGGCCGGGAGGAACCGGCTCTCACGAACCGGCTCGCGCATCGAGCGGGCCGGTTGCGGTTCTGGCGGGAGGCGGACGCCTTCCGCTTCAGCTCGTCGACCATCTGGAGAAGACCGGCCAGGATTATCGCGTTCTCGCCTTCCGGGGCTTCGCGGCGGCCGAGCTGCGCGGCAAGGCGCATGCGAATGTGGACCTTCTCGATCTCAAGACCATCCTGAAAACCCTCGATGGGTGGAAGCCCCGCGCCGTCTCCCTCGCCGGAGCGGTACGCCGTCCCGGCTTCTCCGCCTTGCTCGGCGCCTATTCGGCCATGCGCAACATGCAGGAGGTCAAGGAGGTCATCACCCGGGGCGACGACCAGGTGCTGCGCGGAGCCGTGATGCTCATCGAGGAGCGCGGTCATCGGGTGATCGGCGCCCATGAACTTGCTCCCGATCTCGTCGCGTCCCGCTCTCTCAGGGGGGGGCAGGAGCCGAACGAGGACGACCGGCGGGCCATCGCTGTGGGTCTCGATCTCCTGGCCTCGCTGTCGGCCTTCGACATCGGGCAGGGAGCCGTGATCGCCCGCAATCACGTGCTCGCCATCGAAGGCCCGGAGGGCACGGACCGGATGCTCACCCGGGTTGCGCATCTGCGGCAGTCGTGGTTCGGGCTGCGCCGCCGCAAGGAGGGCGGAGTGCTCATCAAGGCCGCCAAGCGCGGTCAGGATCTGCGTGTCGACATGCCCACCATCGGCCCCCGGACCGTTGCCGAAGCCGCGAAGGCGGGCCTCTCCGGCATCGCGATCGGCGCCGGCTCCACATTCGTGCTGGAACAGGATGAAACGCTGCGTCTCGCGGACCGTCTCGGCCTCTTCCTCGTCACGGTCGCGCTGCCCTGGATGGAGGCCGGACATGAGTGAGCCGCCCGTCCCAGCGCATCGTGCGGACCCAGCGGACGGGGCTCGCGAAAAGTGGACCCGGTTTTCACGAAACTGGCCCTTCGGGTCCGCTCGAACGACGCGCTCGTCTAAGAAGAGAGCGTCGGATTCAATCCCACAAGTGGATTCCACTTTTGGGGCCGATGCTCCAACGATCTGGATCGTCGCCGGCGAGGAATCCGGCGACCAGCTCGGCGCGAAACTGATGCGCGCCCTGAAGGCGAGGCTAGGAGCGGAGGCCCTGCGCTTCGGCGGCGTCGGCGGGCATGCCATGGCGGCGGAGGGCCTGAAAAGCCTGTTTCCGCTCCAGGACATCGCTGTCATGGGCATCGTTGCCGTCATCGGGCGATTGCCGACGGTGCTCAACCGCATCCGCATGACGGCGGACGCGGCCGTGGCCGCGGATCCCGATCTCCTCGTGATCATCGACAGTCCCGATTTCACCCATCGCGTGGCCCGGGCCGTACGCAGGCGCGCGCCGCATATCCCGGTCGTCGATTACGTGAGCCCCTCCGTCTGGGCCTGGCGTCCGGGCCGGGCGGCGAAGATGCGCGCCTATGTCGATCACGTCCTGGCGCTGCTGCCCTTCGAGCCCGAGGCGCACAAGCGTCTCGGCGGACCTCCGACCACCTATGTGGGACACCCGCTCATCGAGCGCCTCGCGGAGGTCAGGCCGGCTTCCGGCGAGCGCGGCTCGGATCCGGATGCTCCTCTGAAGCTCCTGGTGCTCCCCGGCAGCCGGCGCTCGGAGGTCAGCCGTCTGATGGAGCCCTTCGGCGAAGCGCTGGCGCTCCTGAAGGCCCAGGCGCCTCGGACCTTCGAGATCACGATTCCCGCAGTCTCGCACCTTGCCGACGAGATCAAGGCGCGCGCGGAAACATGGGGCGTGAAGCCCAGGATCGTGCTCGGCGAAGCCGCGAAGTGGGAGGCCTTCCGTCAAGCCGATCTGGCGCTCGCCGCCTCGGGCACCGTGACCCTGGAACTCGGGCTCTCGGGCGTGCCGATGGTCGTGGCCTATCGCGTCTCGAAGATCGAGGAAGTGCTGAAATACCTCATCAAGGCGCCATCCATCGTGCTGACCAATCTGGTGCTCGGCGAGAACGTCATTCCCGAACTCATCCAGTGGGATTGCACGCCCGAGAAGCTCAGGGACGCCGTGCTGCCTCTCATGAGCGACAGCGTCGAACGGCGGCGGCAGGTCGCGGCCTTCGAAAAGCTCGACGAGCTGATGCAGATCGGCGTTGAAGCGCCGAGCGAGCGAGCGGCACGGATCGTGGGTGAGGTGCTCGCAGCGCGTCGCTGATCGATTGCGCGCGTCATGCCCGGCCTTGTACCGGGCATGACGGCTTCTATGGAGCGTTAGAGCATCGAACGCAAAAGTGGGGACCGGTTTTGCGTCCGATGCTCTAGCCGTTCATCGTCCCGGCGACATGAACCCGGAGTTTCAAGCCTGCCGGACGATGGTGCCGATTACATTGACGATGAGGCGCGCGGCGGTCAGGGCCGACACGCCGTCGATATCAGCGGGAGGATAGAGCTCGACAATGTCGAATCCCGCGATCCTGGCCCGCCTGCCGAGACCTGCGATCATGTCGATCACCTGCGTGTAGGTGAGCCCGCCGGGTGCGCGTGCCGCTACGCCCGGCATGATGCTGGGATCGAGCCCGTCGCAGTCGAGGGTGACGACGACTCGCGCTCCTTCCGGAATGTGCCGGAGAGCGGCATCGATGCCCTGTGCGTGTACCTCGCGGGCGGTCACGATGCAGCTGCCATAGCGCTGCGCCGCTTCGATTTCCGTGAGGCGCGCGCTCCCGACGCTCCGGATGCCGACCTGCACGATGCCGGCGACGTGCGGCATCTCGCTCGCCCGGCGCATGGGGTTGGAATAGCCGTAGCGTTCGCCATGCAGCTCGTCGCGCCAGTCGATATGGGCGTCAATCTGGAGGATCCAGATCGGCCCATGATCCGCAAAGCCGGCGAAGAACGGGATGGGCACGGAATCGTCGCCACCGAGGAGGATCGGTACGGCCGGCACTGCAAGGACCTCGCGTGTCTTCGCCTCGATCCGGGCCCGGTTGCCGACATTGTCGTGCATGACGGTTGGGATATCGCCAGCGTCGATACAGCAGATGGGCTTTCCGTTGAAGAGCGGGCCGCCGAGATCGAAATCCCAGTGATCGAGGAGCGCGGCATCGTCCTGGCTCGCGGCGCGGATAGCGTCCGCAGCCAAGGCATGGCCGCTACTGTCACTTTCGGGATAGGTGCTGCCGTGACCGGCCCCGAAAATCACCGCACGAGGCACGTGGCCATCGGCGAGGCGCTTGGGAAGGCCGAGAAACGGAGGTGAGGCGGTCATCTCTTGACGGTCCTGATGATGTTTCGCCGAGGGTCCAGGTTCGGGACGCAGGATGAGGCCTCATGCGGCGGAGGTGAATCCTACTCCCGACCGAGCGCTGCCGCAAAAAAGGGGCCTTTCGGCCCCTTTTTCTTGTTCCGCTATCCGTGTTCTTAGCCGCGCTGGGCGACGGTGACGTACTGGCGCTCGGTCGGGCCGGTATAGAGCTGGCGCGGGCGGCCGATGCGCTGGGACGGGTCCTCGATCATCTCGCTCCACTGGGCGATCCAGCCGACCGTGCGGGCGACCGCGAAGAGCACCGTGAACATGGAGGTGGGGAAGCCCATCGCCTTCAGGGTGATGCCGGAATAGAAGTCGATGTTCGGGTAGAGCTTCTTCTCGATGAAGTACTCGTCCTTGAGCGCGATCTGCTCCAGCTCCATGGCGACGTCGAGGAGCGGGTCGTCCTTGATGCCGAGCTCGCTGAGCACCTCGTGGGTGGTCTTCTGCATGATCTTGGCGCGCGGGTCGTAGTTCTTGTAGACCCGGTGGCCGAAGCCCATGAGGCGGAAGGGATCGTTCTTGTCCTTCGCGCGGGCGATGAACTCGGGGATGCGGTCCGGCGTGCCGATCTCCTCCAGCATCTTCAGGGCGGCTTCGTTGGCGCCGCCATGGGCGGGGCCCCACAGGCAGGCGATGCCGGCCGCGATGCACGCGAAGGGGTTCGCGCCCGACGAACCGGCCAGACGCACCGTCGAGGTCGAGGCGTTCTGCTCGTGATCGGCGTGCAGGATGAAGATGCGGTCGAGCGCGCGCGCCAGAACCGGGTTCACCTTGTACTCCTCGGCCGGGACCGCAAAGCACATGCGCAGGAAGTTGGACGTGTAGTCCAGGTCGTTCTGCGGATACACGAAGGGCTGGCCGATGGAGTACTTGTAGGCCATGGCGGCCAGCGTCGGCATCTTGGCGATCATGCGCATGGACGCGATCATGCGCTGCTGCGGATCGGAGATGTCGGTCGAGTCGTGATAGAAGGCCGACAGGGCGCCGACGCTGGCCACCATGATGGCCATCGGGTGGGCGTCGCGGCGGAAGCCGGTGAAGAACCGGTTCATCTGGTCATGCACCATGGTGTGGCGCGTGACGCGGTAATCGAAATCGGCCTTCTGAGCGGCGGTCGGCAGCTCTCCGTAAAGGAGCAGGTAGCAGGTCTCGAGGAAGTCGCCGTGCTCGGCCAGCTGATCGATGGGGTAGCCGCGGTACAGGAGAACGCCCTTGTCTCCATCGATATAGGTGATCTTCGACTCGGTAGCCGCGGTCGACGTGAAGCCGGGATCGTAGGTGAACATCCCCGTCTGCGCGTAAAGCTTCGCGATATCGATGACGCTCGGGCCGATCGTGCCCTCTTTCACCGCTAGTTCCACGGCCTTGTTGTCGACATTGAGTGTTGTGTTGGAACTCATGGGTCTTCGACCTTTCAGCAGGAGGCCGGGCATAACCTAGAGCAACCAAGTGTTCCGGGGAGGCCCCGGATTCGGGCTGCCGCACCGAGGTCAGCCGGTCGGTGGGAGAATGGTCCCCTCGGTAGCTTATCCGTTGGTGAGGGGCAAGCACGTCTATTGGTGGTATGCGCCTGCTATGCAGCAGGCGCACCGCTCATTTGGTCCTGAAGGCGCAACAGGGTTTCCTCGCGGCCGAGAACCGCCATGACGTCGAAGAGGCCGGGCGAAGTGGCGCGGCCGGTGAGCGCTGCGCGCAGGGGTTGCGCCACCTGGCCGAGCTTCGCGCCGATGGATTCCGCATGCTCGCGCACGACGGCTTCCACGCTCTGGGCGTTCCAGTCCGACACGGCCTGCAGCTTCTCGACGATTCCGGCAAGGCGCGCACGGCCGTCCGCGAGCAGGGTTGCTGCCTTCTCGTCCGCCTTCAGGGGACGCTGGGCATAGAGATAATAGGCGCTGTCCAGGAGCTCGACGAGGGTCTTGGCGCGTTCCTTCAGGCCCGGCATGGCGGCCAGGAGCTTCTGCCGCAGATCCGGGTCGAAGGTGGGGCCGAGGCCGCGCTCGGGACCGATCTCGGGCAGGATGGCTTCGATGGCCTGGACGAGGTCCTCGTCCGGCGACAGGCGCATGTAATGGCCGTTGAGATTCTCGAGCTTCACGAAGTCGAAGCGCGCGGGCGAGCGACCGATATTCTTGAGATCGAAAGCCTGGACCATCTCGTCGGTGGAGAAGATCTCCTGGTCGCCGTGGCTCCAGCCGAGGCGCACGAGGTAGTTGCGCAGCGCCGCCGGCAGGTAGCCGAGGCTCCGGTAGGCCTCGACGCCGAGCGCGCCGTGGCGCTTCGACAGCTTGGCGCCGTCTGGCCCGTGAATGAGCGGGACATGCGCCATCTTCGGCACATCCCAGCCCATCGCCTGATAGATCTGCGTCTGGCGGGCCGCATTCGTGAGATGGTCGTCGCCGCGGATCACATGGGTCACGCCCATGTCGTGATCGTCCACCACCACGGCGAGCATATAGGTCGGCGTTCCGTCCGAGCGCAGCAGCACCAGGTCGTCGAGGTCCTTGTTCTGCCAGACCACGCGGCCCTGCACCTCGTCCTCGACCACGGTCTCGCCCTCGGCGGGAGCCTTGAGGCGGATGACGGGCTTCACACCTTCGGGAGCCTCGGACGGGTCGCGGTCGCGCCAACGCCCATCGTAGCGGGAGGGGCGGCCTTCCCGGCGGGCGGTCTCGCGCATCTCCTCGAGTTCTTGCTGGGTGGCGTAGCAGTAATAGGCGCGGCCCTGAGCGAGCAGCGTCTCGGCGACCTCGCGATGCCGGGCCGCGCGGGAAAACTGATAGACCACGTCGCCGTCCCAATCGAGGCCGAGCCATTTCAGGCCGTCCAGGATCGCCTCGATGGCCGCCTCCGTCGAGCGTTCCCGGTCCGTGTCCTCGATCCGCAGCAGCATCTTGCCCCCGTTACGCTTGGCATAGAGCCAATTGAACAGGGCCGTGCGTCCCCCGCCGATATGCAGGAAGCCGGTGGGCGAGGGAGCGAAGCGGGTGACAACGGTCATCGCGGGGAACCTTCGTTGAAACTCTAAAATGATTGCGCGGCTTTAGCGGCAAGCTCGCCTTCGTTCGGCTCATCCACAGGGCGGCTTGGGCCGTAGCGTGGGCTCGTCTACCATGCAACCGAGCTCGCGTTAAGCCATAGCCATGACGGTAGACAACAAAGGAGAGCCCGGCCGGATCCCGCGCAGCCCAGCGCGGGCCATGGCGCTGCCGCGCCCGTCCGGCCTCGTCCTGGATTGGAGCGCTCTCGACGGAAGGGAATGGCTCCGGCGGTGCCTCGCGGACGAGGTCGCGCAGCGCCGGCTCTTTCCCTGGCTCGCGGTGTGCTTCGGCCTGGGGGTGCTCCTGTTCTTCCAGGCGGAGGCGCCTTCGCTCTGGGCCCCGCTCGGCGCTTTCGCCCTGAGCGCGGCCGCGGCCGTGCGGCTGCGCGAGAAGCTGCCGGCCCTCGTTCTCAGCATCGGTCTCGCGGCCGCATTCGCGGGATTTTCGGCCGGGATCGTCCGCACGCGCAGCGTTGCGGCGCCGGTTCTGACGCGCATGACGATTGCGCCGGTCTCGGGTTTCGTCGAGGCCGTCGAGGATCGTGACCACGGTCAGCGCGTCCTCCTGCGGGTGGTCTCGCTGCAAGGCGTGCCCGATACTGAGCGGCCGCAGCGCGTGCGCGTTTCCGTCCGCAGGAGCGTTGCGCTGTCCGCCGGCCAGTTCGTCACGGGCAATGCGCGTCTGCTCCCGCCGCCGCAGCCCGCCCGGCCCGGCGGATACGACTTCGCGCGCGACGCCTATTACAAGGGGATCGGCGCGGTCGGCTCGTTTACGGGCCGCGTGGGGCAGGCCGAACCGCCGACCGCGCCCGACTGGTCCCTGTGGCTTGCCGCCCATGTGGACGCGGCGCGCAACACGCTCACCCATCGCATCGCGTCGGTTATCGGCGGCCCTGCGGGCGGCGTCGGCGCGGCGCTCGTCACCGGAAAGCGCGGCCTCATCGGCACGCCCACGAACGACGTGCTGCGCGCAGCCGGCATCTACCACATCGTCTCCATCTCTGGTCTTCACATGGTGCTTGCGGCGGGAACGTTCTTCTGGATCGTGCGCGCGCTTCTCGCGCTCGGTCCTGGGCTCGCTCTGCTCTGGCCGGTGAAGAAGATCGCCGCCGTCGCGGCGATGATCGGGGCCACGGCCTATTGCGTCTTTTCGGGTTCGGACGTGGCCACTGAGCGCTCGCTCATCATGACGCTCGTGATGTTCGGGGCCGTGCTGGCGGATCGCCCCGCGTTGAGCATGCGCAACCTCTCGATCGCGGCACTCATCGTGCTCGCACGCGAGCCCGAGGCGCTGCTGGGACCGAGCTTTCAAATGTCCTTCGGTGCGGTGGCCGCGATGATGACGCTCGTGCCGCTGCTGCAACGGGAAAAAGCAGAGAGCAGGCCCGCGACGCTCATCGACAGAGGATTGTCCTGGGCCGGGCGCTCGGCCCTCTCTCTCGTCACGACGACCCTCGTCGCGACCTTCGCGACGGCGCCGTTCTCGGCCTACCATTTCCAGAGCCTCAATCCCTACGGCCTGATCGGCAATGCGCTCGCCCTGCCGCTCGTGTCCCTCGTTGTCATGCCGGCCGCCGTTCTCGGCGTCCTGGCCTATCCCTTCGGTCTCGACGGACCGGTCTGGGCCGTGATGGGATTCGCCGTCGCGCAGGTGCTCGACGTCTCGGCCTGGGTCGGCGCTTTCAGCGGATCGACGCTCGTCGTGCCCGCGCTTGGCATTGGCGGATTGGCGCTGTTGAGCGCGGGCCTCCTCGCGCTGACGATTCCGGCCTCGAACCTGAGATGGCTTGCGCTCGTTCCCGTCGGCGCGGGATTGGCTTTCGCCGCGACGCCGCCGCGCTACGACATCTATGTCGACCGCGATGGGTCGGGGGCTGCGATCCGCGATCCGGGCGGGCGGCTCGCGCTGGTCGGCAAGCCGTCCGGTTTCGTCGCCGAGCAATGGCTGCGCGCCGATGGCGACGGACGGAATGCCGAGGACGTCTCGCTCAAGGAGGCCGCGCGGTGCGACAGGCTGGGCTGCGTCGTGGAAACCTCGGCGCATCGCAGCGTCGCCTTCGTGCAGGAGGCGGCTGCGTTCGAGGAAGATTGCCGCCGCGCCGCCATCGTCCTCACGCGCCTCGATGCGCCGGACCATTGCGGGGCGGCCGTCGTGATCGATCGCAGGGTTCTCGCAGAGCGCGGCGCGACGGCGATCAGGCTCGGCACCGACGCCGTGGAAATTCACTCGGTGAGGAAGGGCAGGGAGGTCCGGCCTTGGGCGGCCGCGGCGGAGGCCCGTTCCTCCGCTGCTCGGGAGGCGCCGCGCACGGCGCGACCGGCCCCCGAGCAGGAGTGGGCGGACGAGGATATCAGTAGCGCCGGACCAGACTGACGAGCTTGCCCTGGATCTTCACCCGGTCTGGACCGAGCACCCGGGTCTCATAGGCCTGATTGGCGGCCTCGAGCGCGATGGAGGAGCCGCGGCGGCGGAAGCGCTTGAGGGTCGCCTCCTCGTCGTCGATGAGCGCCACGATGATGTCGCCCGTATTGGCCGTGTCCTGCCTGCGGATCACCACGAGGTCCCCATCGAGAATGCCGGCTTCCACCATCGAGTCGCCGCGCACCTCCAGGGCGAAGTGATCGCCCTGGGAGAGGAAGTCGCCCGAGAGGGTGATGGAGTGGCTGCGGTTCTGGATCGCGGAGATCGGCGTACCGGCCGCGATCCGGCCCATGACGGGGATCGACGCGGTGTCGCGAAACCGCTCTTCGGCCACGGGCTGGGGCGCGGGCTTCTTCTCCGCGAGGCCGCCCTCGACCACGCTTGGGGTGAAGCGGCGCTGACCGGCGGCGGCGCCGACGGATTCGGGCAGGCGGATCACCTCGAGGGCGCGGGCGCGGTTCGGCAGGCGGCGGATGAAGCCGCGCTCCTCCAGCGCCGTGATGAGGCGGTGAATGCCGGATTTCGACTTGAGGTCGAGGGCATCCTTCATCTCGTCGAAGGACGGCGGAACCCCGGTTTCACGCAGCCGCTCATGGATGAAGCGGAGCAATTCGTGCTGCTTGCGCGTGAGCATGACAGACCCTTACTGCTCCCGAGTGGAGCGATTCTGGAAAACAAAGCGAGAACAAGGTAGCTGTTCCCGCTGTGTTCCGCAAGCCCGTGTCCGAAGTGCCGTTTCGCCGAGGCGGAGTACCGGGTTCGACGCGGCAA
This window of the Microvirga sp. TS319 genome carries:
- a CDS encoding agmatinase → MTASPPFLGLPKRLADGHVPRAVIFGAGHGSTYPESDSSGHALAADAIRAASQDDAALLDHWDFDLGGPLFNGKPICCIDAGDIPTVMHDNVGNRARIEAKTREVLAVPAVPILLGGDDSVPIPFFAGFADHGPIWILQIDAHIDWRDELHGERYGYSNPMRRASEMPHVAGIVQVGIRSVGSARLTEIEAAQRYGSCIVTAREVHAQGIDAALRHIPEGARVVVTLDCDGLDPSIMPGVAARAPGGLTYTQVIDMIAGLGRRARIAGFDIVELYPPADIDGVSALTAARLIVNVIGTIVRQA
- a CDS encoding ComEC/Rec2 family competence protein yields the protein MTVDNKGEPGRIPRSPARAMALPRPSGLVLDWSALDGREWLRRCLADEVAQRRLFPWLAVCFGLGVLLFFQAEAPSLWAPLGAFALSAAAAVRLREKLPALVLSIGLAAAFAGFSAGIVRTRSVAAPVLTRMTIAPVSGFVEAVEDRDHGQRVLLRVVSLQGVPDTERPQRVRVSVRRSVALSAGQFVTGNARLLPPPQPARPGGYDFARDAYYKGIGAVGSFTGRVGQAEPPTAPDWSLWLAAHVDAARNTLTHRIASVIGGPAGGVGAALVTGKRGLIGTPTNDVLRAAGIYHIVSISGLHMVLAAGTFFWIVRALLALGPGLALLWPVKKIAAVAAMIGATAYCVFSGSDVATERSLIMTLVMFGAVLADRPALSMRNLSIAALIVLAREPEALLGPSFQMSFGAVAAMMTLVPLLQREKAESRPATLIDRGLSWAGRSALSLVTTTLVATFATAPFSAYHFQSLNPYGLIGNALALPLVSLVVMPAAVLGVLAYPFGLDGPVWAVMGFAVAQVLDVSAWVGAFSGSTLVVPALGIGGLALLSAGLLALTIPASNLRWLALVPVGAGLAFAATPPRYDIYVDRDGSGAAIRDPGGRLALVGKPSGFVAEQWLRADGDGRNAEDVSLKEAARCDRLGCVVETSAHRSVAFVQEAAAFEEDCRRAAIVLTRLDAPDHCGAAVVIDRRVLAERGATAIRLGTDAVEIHSVRKGREVRPWAAAAEARSSAAREAPRTARPAPEQEWADEDISSAGPD
- the lpxA gene encoding acyl-ACP--UDP-N-acetylglucosamine O-acyltransferase, translating into METEIHPTAVVEDGATIGAGVKIGPLCTVGPEVELGDGCQLMSHVALAGKTKVGPRTRIFPFASIGHIPQDLKYRGESSTLEIGADCMIREGVTMNPGTEGGGLRTIIGDRCAFLANSHVGHDTKVGNDCILSNNVMLAGHVTVGDFVIFGGGSAVIQFTRVGSHAFVGGMSGLENDLIPYGMAMGNRAHLAGLNIIGLRRRGFTREQIHDIRRAYRLLFADEGTLAERVEDVAGEFDNHPFVHEILDFIRDRGDRAICTPRDPVGSAG
- the lpxB gene encoding lipid-A-disaccharide synthase, producing MDSTFGADAPTIWIVAGEESGDQLGAKLMRALKARLGAEALRFGGVGGHAMAAEGLKSLFPLQDIAVMGIVAVIGRLPTVLNRIRMTADAAVAADPDLLVIIDSPDFTHRVARAVRRRAPHIPVVDYVSPSVWAWRPGRAAKMRAYVDHVLALLPFEPEAHKRLGGPPTTYVGHPLIERLAEVRPASGERGSDPDAPLKLLVLPGSRRSEVSRLMEPFGEALALLKAQAPRTFEITIPAVSHLADEIKARAETWGVKPRIVLGEAAKWEAFRQADLALAASGTVTLELGLSGVPMVVAYRVSKIEEVLKYLIKAPSIVLTNLVLGENVIPELIQWDCTPEKLRDAVLPLMSDSVERRRQVAAFEKLDELMQIGVEAPSERAARIVGEVLAARR
- the fabZ gene encoding 3-hydroxyacyl-ACP dehydratase FabZ, which produces MSEAPTTLQTADILEILELLPHRYPFLLVDKIIDIDGDNSCIGIKNVTFNEPQFTGHFPSRPIFPGVFLIEAMAQTAGAICVKAKMAEQAKPKQVFFMTIDKVKFRRPVEPGDRVEFHMRKLNNRRNMWWYKGEAKVDGVLVCEAEVSAMLVSE
- the gltA gene encoding citrate synthase, which codes for MSSNTTLNVDNKAVELAVKEGTIGPSVIDIAKLYAQTGMFTYDPGFTSTAATESKITYIDGDKGVLLYRGYPIDQLAEHGDFLETCYLLLYGELPTAAQKADFDYRVTRHTMVHDQMNRFFTGFRRDAHPMAIMVASVGALSAFYHDSTDISDPQQRMIASMRMIAKMPTLAAMAYKYSIGQPFVYPQNDLDYTSNFLRMCFAVPAEEYKVNPVLARALDRIFILHADHEQNASTSTVRLAGSSGANPFACIAAGIACLWGPAHGGANEAALKMLEEIGTPDRIPEFIARAKDKNDPFRLMGFGHRVYKNYDPRAKIMQKTTHEVLSELGIKDDPLLDVAMELEQIALKDEYFIEKKLYPNIDFYSGITLKAMGFPTSMFTVLFAVARTVGWIAQWSEMIEDPSQRIGRPRQLYTGPTERQYVTVAQRG
- the gltX gene encoding glutamate--tRNA ligase produces the protein MTVVTRFAPSPTGFLHIGGGRTALFNWLYAKRNGGKMLLRIEDTDRERSTEAAIEAILDGLKWLGLDWDGDVVYQFSRAARHREVAETLLAQGRAYYCYATQQELEEMRETARREGRPSRYDGRWRDRDPSEAPEGVKPVIRLKAPAEGETVVEDEVQGRVVWQNKDLDDLVLLRSDGTPTYMLAVVVDDHDMGVTHVIRGDDHLTNAARQTQIYQAMGWDVPKMAHVPLIHGPDGAKLSKRHGALGVEAYRSLGYLPAALRNYLVRLGWSHGDQEIFSTDEMVQAFDLKNIGRSPARFDFVKLENLNGHYMRLSPDEDLVQAIEAILPEIGPERGLGPTFDPDLRQKLLAAMPGLKERAKTLVELLDSAYYLYAQRPLKADEKAATLLADGRARLAGIVEKLQAVSDWNAQSVEAVVREHAESIGAKLGQVAQPLRAALTGRATSPGLFDVMAVLGREETLLRLQDQMSGAPAA
- a CDS encoding LpxI family protein, with the translated sequence MQPESTTIATARPGGTGSHEPARASSGPVAVLAGGGRLPLQLVDHLEKTGQDYRVLAFRGFAAAELRGKAHANVDLLDLKTILKTLDGWKPRAVSLAGAVRRPGFSALLGAYSAMRNMQEVKEVITRGDDQVLRGAVMLIEERGHRVIGAHELAPDLVASRSLRGGQEPNEDDRRAIAVGLDLLASLSAFDIGQGAVIARNHVLAIEGPEGTDRMLTRVAHLRQSWFGLRRRKEGGVLIKAAKRGQDLRVDMPTIGPRTVAEAAKAGLSGIAIGAGSTFVLEQDETLRLADRLGLFLVTVALPWMEAGHE
- the lexA gene encoding transcriptional repressor LexA, which codes for MLTRKQHELLRFIHERLRETGVPPSFDEMKDALDLKSKSGIHRLITALEERGFIRRLPNRARALEVIRLPESVGAAAGQRRFTPSVVEGGLAEKKPAPQPVAEERFRDTASIPVMGRIAAGTPISAIQNRSHSITLSGDFLSQGDHFALEVRGDSMVEAGILDGDLVVIRRQDTANTGDIIVALIDDEEATLKRFRRRGSSIALEAANQAYETRVLGPDRVKIQGKLVSLVRRY